TCGGCCCTGCAAATGGTGCGCGGGGACGCAACGCGGATAGCAGCGGCCCACGCGTCGTTCGATGTCGTGACCATGTCCTTCGGAATTCGCAATGTAGTAGACGTGGGCGCCACGCTGCGCGAGATGCACCGGGTGCTGAAACCCGGCGGCCGCGTGCTCATCCTCGAGTTCTCGCTTCCGTCCAACGCGCTCCTGCGTCGCGCTTACTTGCTGTACTTCCGATACCTCTTGCCGCGCATCGGCGGGCTGGTGTCCGGCGATTCGTACGCCTACCGCTATCTCAACCAAACGGTCGAGACATTCCCGTATGGCGAGGCGTTTTGCGCGATGATGCGCGACGCGAACTTTTCGGATGTGAAAATGCATTCGGTGACGTTCGGAATTGCGACCATTTATCAGGGTGACAAGTGATGCAAATTCAGATTTCAGATTTCAGGTTTTGGATTACGGAATTTGTGAGTTCGCCGTTTATACATTGCAGTCGACGCCGCCATCAAGAGAATGTGCAAGGCAGGTCAACGTCTCTGCTACAATCCAAAATCCAAAATCCAAAATCCAAAATCCTCCATGATCGCGGGGCTGCACTCGCGTCATGACCCCGTACCTCTACCCAGATGTCGTCGAACCCACCCACGCAAAGCGCGCGCTCGCCACGCTGCTCGAGCAGGCCTTCGATTCGGCGGCGCACTCGTCGAAACCGCGCCGCGTCGTCCGGTGCGAAGTGCCGGTCGATGGCGTCGATCCGCTGGCATGGCTCGAGGCGCAGGGGAACCGATCGCGCGGGTACTGGTGCGACCGCGAGCGGCACTTCGAGTTGGCGGGTGTCGGCACCGCGGACATCATCACCGCGGAGGTGTTGACGAACTACGACGAGTTGTTCGATCATCTGCGCGCGTGCATCGCGAGCGTGCACCCGCATCTCCACTATTACGGCGGGATGCGCTTCAGCCTCACCACGCCGCCCGTCGAAAAGTGGGCCCCCTTCGGCGCGTACCGGTTTGTGTTACCGAAGTTCGAGGTGTTGTCGCGCGGCGACCAAACCTACCTCGCGTGCAACGCGATGCTGAAGGATGAACAGGAAAACCTGCTGGCGAAATTGTTGGACCAGTTGGACGCGATGCCGTTTCCAGGTCTCGATGCGCCCGCGGCGATCGCGCACCCGCAGTCGCGCGCGGACGCGCCGGATCGGAACGAATGGATCAGGCAAATGGAGCGCACGCTTGCGGCAATACACGACGGCGCAATCGAGAAAGCGGTGCTGGCGCGCGAAAGCGTTTTTGCGTTTGACGCCCCCATCGATCCCGTGGCGCTGTTGCGCCAATTGAACGCCTCGGCGTCGAAGTCGTATCGATTCTGCTTTCAGCCGAAGCCCGGCGTGGCGTTCATCGGCGTGTCGCCGGAGCGGTTGTATAAGCGGCAAGATCGCTACGTGCGTACCGAGGCCGTTGCGGGCACGCGTCCCACCACCGGCGACCTGCGCGTCGACGCTGCGCTTGCGGACGAGTTGCTGAACAGCGATAAGGACCGCCGCGAACACAAACACGTGCTCGATGCGGTTCGCGCGGAACTGGCGCGCCAATGCACCGCGGTACACACCGACGACGACGTGTGCGTGATGCGCCTGGACAAGTACCAGCATCTCTACGTCGGAATCGAAGGCATCCTCGATCATTTTGGCACCGACGCGGAATTGTTGCGCGGACTGCATCCGACGCCCGCCGTCGGCGGTGTGCCGACCCGGACGGCGTTGGACTGGATTGCCGAATCGGAGCCTTTCGATCGTGGGTGGTACGCGGGGCCCGTCGGCTGGGTCGGCTGCGACTCCGCGGAGTTCGCCGTCGCAATTCGCTCCGCACTTGTCACCGGCAACACGCTCTCCGTCTACACCGGCGCGGGCATTGTCGACGGGTCCGTCCCCGACGAAGAATGGGCCGAACTCGAAAACAAGCTGACGCCATACACCGCTGTTCTCGACGCATGATCACCGATGCACCGAATTTGAACATCCTCTGGGCGGAACTGATTGTCGAAGAATTGATCCGTAACGGCGTCGACCACTTCGTCATCTCGCCCGGGTCGCGCTCGACGCCGCTCACCGTTGCCGCCGCGCGCAATCCGCGCGCGAAAACAACCGTCCACTTCGACGAACGCGGCGCGGCCTTTTTCGCGCTGGGCGTTGCGAAAGCCCTCGGCAAACCCGCGGCGCTGATTTGCACCTCCGGCACCGCCGTCGCGAATTACTTCCCCGCGCTCATCGAAGCGTCCATGTCCTACGTGCCACTCGTTGTCCTCACCGCCGACCGCCCGCCGGAACTCCAAAATACCGGCGCAAACCAAACGATCGACCAAACGCGCATCTATGGCGAGTATGTTCGCCACTTCGTGGCGATGCCCTGCCCGGACGAAACGATTTTGCCGGAGTATGTGCTTACGGCCATTGATCACGCGGTTGCTGCGGCGCGAAGGTCGCCGAGCGGCCCCGTCCATATAAATTGCGCGTACCGAGAACCACTCGCGCCCCCGCTTAACTCAATCCAATCCGACGCGCCTCAACCTTGGAGGGACTCACGCCAGCCGTATACAACGTGGGTAATCGACGAAGACCGCTACTATGTCGACGACATGGCACCTATAATCGACGAGCTGCAAAAGCTTGAACGTGTGCTGCTTTTGATAGGGCAGGAAGATTGTCGGAAGTCGGAGTTTAGCGTTGGCAATACACTTGAGCTGGGTTTGACGCGCCCTTTACTTGCCGACGTTACTTCTTCGGCGCGCAGCAAGCCGATTGATGCAAAGCGAACAATTCCCGTTTCAAATTACGATCTTCTTCTGTTCTCACCTCGATTTCGAGACATCTGCAGTCCGGACGCAGTTGTTCACGTCGGGGGGGCTATCGTATCTAAGCGGCTGTCGGAGCACTTGGCCCACGTAAAGCCCCATATTTACGTGCGGATTGCCCCACACCTCGAGCGAGTCGATCCGTGCAGCATAGTTACGCACCGCGTTTGCATGTCGGCGGTGGGTTTTCTCGCACATGTGAAAGACGAACAACCTGTCCAGGCGGAGTCGTGGGTGCGGAACATCATCGATTTTTCCCGCCGCGCTGAGGACATTGTCGCCGAAATCCTGAGCGGAGAGACTCGACTAACGGAGCCACTTGTCGCAAATCTACTTTGTGGCCTGCAGCCGGCGGACGAGTTCACAGCGATTTTTGCCGGCAACAGTATGCCGGTCCGATATCTTGAGATGTACAGTGGCCTCCTTCACGCGACCACCCACGTCATTGCAAATCGCGGGGCCAGCGGCATTGATGGAAATGTTGCTACCGCGGCAGGGTATGCGGCAGCGTCGGGCGTCCACGTGACCGCAATGGTCGGAGATCTCGCCGCACTGCATGATCTGGGATCTTTAGCTTTGCTCAAATCCAACGGAGTACGCGTAACGTTAGTCCTCCTCAACAACGATGGTGGCGGTATTTTTCATTTCTTGCCTATCGCCGAACATTCCGACGTATTCGAGAAGTATTTTGCGACGCCGCACGGTTTGCACTTTGAGGACGCAGCGCGAATGTTCGGGCTACCTTACTCGAGGCCGGCGACAAAGGACGAGTTTGTCGCGGCGTTCCAGAGGGCACGCGAGTCGGGCGGATCGAGCATCATCGAGGTGGTGACGGACCGCGAGGAAAACCTGCGCCTGCACCGTAGGATCGGCGAGGCAGTAGTAAACGCACTGGAGAATCTCTAGACCGCCGCACCCATCGCGGTGGGTTGCCGCCGCCAATTGGCTTGGGGAACTCGGGACACACTGTGCATGTCGGCGTAAACACTCTCTTTCTGATTCCCCGCGAAGTGGGGGGAACGGAAATCTACGTGCGCAGCCTGCTGCCCGCGCTGCAGGCGCTGGAAGCAGGCCTGCGGCTGACCGTCTTCACCAATCGCGAGAATCATGACTCCTTCGCCGATTACGACCGTACGCTCATCGACGTCGCGGCCACATCTCGGCCACGGCGCATCGTCGCCGAGCAAACGTCATTGCCACGAGCAGCAGCCCGAGCGGGAGTCGACGTTCTCTATTCGCCCGGCTACACTGCTCCGCTCCGTGCGACGTTCCCGCAGGTAGTTACGATCCACGACACGCAATTCCTCGACTTCCCGGAGGATTTCCCATGGTTGTCGCGCGCGGCGCAGCGCATTATCGTAGGTGGTTCGGCGCGGCGCGCAAACGCAATTACGACAGTATCGGAGTTCTCGCGTAGGCGCATCGCCGAACGCTTCGGCGTTCCGCGTGAGAAGATTATCGTGGCGCACTCAGCGTTGTCTGGACTGTTCGCCCCACCCAAACCCTGTGCGCTTGAGAGACCGTTCCTCCTTTACATTGCGAACACGTACCCGCACAAGAATGCGACGCGTCTGGTCCGCGCGTTCGACCGAATCAAGGACTGCATTCGCCACACCCTCGTCATCTGCGGCCAACCCCGCGAAGGCGAACCGCCCCCGCACCCGCGCGTGAAACGCATCCACTACATCGCCTACGAAGAACTCATCGGCATGGTGCAGGCCGCCGACCTTGTGGTGTTCCCGTCGCTCTACGAGGGCTTCGGGCGCCCCGTCGTAGAAGCGCAGGAAGCGGGCACTCGCGTCATCGCATCGCGCTCCGCCGCCATACCCGAAATCGGCGGCGATGGCGCAACGTATTTCGATGGCGAGAGCGAGGACGGTATTGCGCAAGCCATTGTCGACGCTTTGAATGAGCCGCCGGATGTCCGCGTCCAATGGATCGCGCGTGGCCGCGAGAACGCCAAACGCTTCACATGGGGCGCGTGTGCAAGTCGGACGCTTGACACCTTTTGCATGGCGCTGAGCAATAATTAAGCAGCGAATGCGGCGTCTCCATTTGGCCGCTCCGCCACCATTTTGGCTGTTCGTGCGAGTAAACTTCAGTATTGCGTGTTCCGACCATAGCAGGAAAACCGCGAAATCAGATGCCGTTTATCGATTTTGTCTACACGAACTGGCCTACGTGGCGCGAATTCGCGCTGCACGGGCCGCCCATGTTGTTCTGGGCGTTCGCCGCGCTCACTCTCGCGGGATGGCTCAAGCGGCGCGTCGCCATGCGCACGGGATATACGCGCAAAGTCTTTCACTTCGCCATCTTCTTCACCGTCGCCGCTTTGCAGGCCACACTCGGTCTGCGCGCGGTGTGTCTGTTCGGCGCGATGACGACCGTCGTCGTCGCGTATGCTCTTATGCGCGGCGAAGGCAACCTCCACTATGAAGCCATCGCCCGGGAAAAGGACGCGCCGTACCGCACGCACTACATTGTAGTGCCATATATCGCGACGTTACTTGGTGGCCTCACGACGTCGATGTTCTTTACCGGTTACACGCTCTACGGGTTTCTTGTCACCGGCGTGGGCGACGCCATCGGCGAGCCCGTTGGCACCCGCTTCGGCAAGCACCCCTACCGCGTACCATCCATGCGCGGCGTTACGTGCACCCGCTCGCTCGAAGGGTCCGCCGCGGTGTTTGCAGTATCGACGCTCGCGGCGCTACTCGCGGCATCGTTAAACGGCAGCGAACTTTCCATGGCCGGAGTTGCCGGCCTATGCCTGCTCATCGGACTCGCGAGCGCGCTATGTGAAGCCGTATCGCCCCACGGCTGGGACAATTTCACCCTGCAGGTCGTGCCCGCCGCCATCGCTTCTGCGCTCTTGTGATATGATTTTTGTATGCAATTGAACGCGATTCTCTCGCAGGCGCATCCACGAATCGTTGCCCTGAAGGAATTACGGCAGATTCGCGAACAAGTCAAAGGTAGGATTTCGTGCCCCAATATGTCCCACAAACCGGCGACGCGGCGCTGGCCGAGACCAAGGAAAAGGTCAAGAAGCCGCCGATGTATCGTGTGCTCATGCACAACGACGACTACACGACCATGGAGTTCGTCGTCGAAGTGCTCTGCACCATTTACAACAAGCCGATCGAGGACGCCGTCCGCATCATGTTGAACATCCACCACAAAGGTATCGGCATGTGCGGCGTATTCACGCACGAGATCGCGGAAACCAAAATTGCGGAAACGCACGACCGCGCCCGGAATAGTGGGTATCCACTCATGTGTTCCATGGAGCCGGCGGACTAGGCGGCAACATGTTCAGCAAACCCCTCGAAATATCACTCAACAGCGCGTTGGCGCTCGCGCGCGAGCGGCGTCACGAGTACCTCACGATCGAGCACCTGCTCTACACGCTGCTCGACGACGTGCAGGGCCGTGAGATTCTCACGAACTGCGGCGCAAACGTGACCAACTTGCGCAACGCGCTCGAAGACTATTTTCAGAATCACGTGCCGGTGGTCCCGGGCAAGCGCGACTACGTGCCGCAGCAGTTGCTCGCGTTCGAGCGCCTGCTCGAACGCGCCATCGCGCACGTTCGCTTTTCCGGAAAAAAGGAGGTAGACGCCGGCGACATCCTCGCCGCGGTGTTCGAAGAAAAAAACAGCAACGCGGCCTACTTCCTCCAGACTGAAGGCGTCTCGCGGCTCGACGTATTGAATTACATCTCCCACGGCGTTTCGAAAATCCCGGCCGGAGCCGGCGCCGGAGGCCAAACGGCCGTTGACGAAGAAGGCCGCCCCCTGACCGATCCGCTCGAGGCGTTTACGATCAATCTGAACCAGCGCGCCGCGGACGGCAAAATCGATCCGCTCATCGGGCGTGACTTGGAAATCCGCCGCACGCTGCAGGTGCTGTGCCGCCGCCGCAAGAACAACCCGATCTTCGTCGGGGAACCGGGAGTGGGGAAGACGGCCATCGTCGAAGGTCTTGCCCTGCACATCCATCAGGGGGGTGTGCCGGACGCGTTGAAGGCAGCCGTAATTCTGCAACTCGACCTTTCCGCTATCATCGCGGGAACGAAGTTTCGCGGCGAATTCGAGCAGCGCCTGAAGGCCGTCATCGGCGCCATCCTCGAGAAGAAGAACGTCATTCTCTTCATCGACGAAATCCATATGGTCGTCGGCGCGGGCGCGACCGGTGAAGGCACGATGGATGCCTCGAACATCTTGAAGCCCGCGCTCGCCTCCGGCGACATCCGGTGCATCGGCTCGACAACGTACGAGGAA
This is a stretch of genomic DNA from Candidatus Hydrogenedentota bacterium. It encodes these proteins:
- the ubiE gene encoding bifunctional demethylmenaquinone methyltransferase/2-methoxy-6-polyprenyl-1,4-benzoquinol methylase UbiE, translated to MATVSKLESPPTPARNDVWRMFDRIAHRYDLLNRVLSMRQDVAWRKRLATLLPEREDLRVLDLATGTGDVLLALRAGCPRVRSGVGMDMARKMLELGTVKFEDKGQASALQMVRGDATRIAAAHASFDVVTMSFGIRNVVDVGATLREMHRVLKPGGRVLILEFSLPSNALLRRAYLLYFRYLLPRIGGLVSGDSYAYRYLNQTVETFPYGEAFCAMMRDANFSDVKMHSVTFGIATIYQGDK
- a CDS encoding isochorismate synthase, which translates into the protein MTPYLYPDVVEPTHAKRALATLLEQAFDSAAHSSKPRRVVRCEVPVDGVDPLAWLEAQGNRSRGYWCDRERHFELAGVGTADIITAEVLTNYDELFDHLRACIASVHPHLHYYGGMRFSLTTPPVEKWAPFGAYRFVLPKFEVLSRGDQTYLACNAMLKDEQENLLAKLLDQLDAMPFPGLDAPAAIAHPQSRADAPDRNEWIRQMERTLAAIHDGAIEKAVLARESVFAFDAPIDPVALLRQLNASASKSYRFCFQPKPGVAFIGVSPERLYKRQDRYVRTEAVAGTRPTTGDLRVDAALADELLNSDKDRREHKHVLDAVRAELARQCTAVHTDDDVCVMRLDKYQHLYVGIEGILDHFGTDAELLRGLHPTPAVGGVPTRTALDWIAESEPFDRGWYAGPVGWVGCDSAEFAVAIRSALVTGNTLSVYTGAGIVDGSVPDEEWAELENKLTPYTAVLDA
- the menD gene encoding 2-succinyl-5-enolpyruvyl-6-hydroxy-3-cyclohexene-1-carboxylic-acid synthase, translating into MITDAPNLNILWAELIVEELIRNGVDHFVISPGSRSTPLTVAAARNPRAKTTVHFDERGAAFFALGVAKALGKPAALICTSGTAVANYFPALIEASMSYVPLVVLTADRPPELQNTGANQTIDQTRIYGEYVRHFVAMPCPDETILPEYVLTAIDHAVAAARRSPSGPVHINCAYREPLAPPLNSIQSDAPQPWRDSRQPYTTWVIDEDRYYVDDMAPIIDELQKLERVLLLIGQEDCRKSEFSVGNTLELGLTRPLLADVTSSARSKPIDAKRTIPVSNYDLLLFSPRFRDICSPDAVVHVGGAIVSKRLSEHLAHVKPHIYVRIAPHLERVDPCSIVTHRVCMSAVGFLAHVKDEQPVQAESWVRNIIDFSRRAEDIVAEILSGETRLTEPLVANLLCGLQPADEFTAIFAGNSMPVRYLEMYSGLLHATTHVIANRGASGIDGNVATAAGYAAASGVHVTAMVGDLAALHDLGSLALLKSNGVRVTLVLLNNDGGGIFHFLPIAEHSDVFEKYFATPHGLHFEDAARMFGLPYSRPATKDEFVAAFQRARESGGSSIIEVVTDREENLRLHRRIGEAVVNALENL
- a CDS encoding glycosyltransferase family 4 protein, which translates into the protein MHVGVNTLFLIPREVGGTEIYVRSLLPALQALEAGLRLTVFTNRENHDSFADYDRTLIDVAATSRPRRIVAEQTSLPRAAARAGVDVLYSPGYTAPLRATFPQVVTIHDTQFLDFPEDFPWLSRAAQRIIVGGSARRANAITTVSEFSRRRIAERFGVPREKIIVAHSALSGLFAPPKPCALERPFLLYIANTYPHKNATRLVRAFDRIKDCIRHTLVICGQPREGEPPPHPRVKRIHYIAYEELIGMVQAADLVVFPSLYEGFGRPVVEAQEAGTRVIASRSAAIPEIGGDGATYFDGESEDGIAQAIVDALNEPPDVRVQWIARGRENAKRFTWGACASRTLDTFCMALSNN
- the clpS gene encoding ATP-dependent Clp protease adapter ClpS translates to MPQYVPQTGDAALAETKEKVKKPPMYRVLMHNDDYTTMEFVVEVLCTIYNKPIEDAVRIMLNIHHKGIGMCGVFTHEIAETKIAETHDRARNSGYPLMCSMEPAD